A stretch of DNA from Clostridium sp. JN-9:
AAAGCCTGTATTTCTTACAACTTTTCCATGAATATGGTCTGCAGCCTGTCTTGCTTGTTTTTGAGCAGGTCCTGCTAATGATATTTTTGTCTTCTTTCCTGATAATGCATTATATACTTCAATGGCATCTCCAACTGCATATATATCTTTATCGCTGGTCATGTAGTTCTGGTCAACCTTTATAGCTCCCGTTTCTCCTATTTCAAGGCCTGCTTTAACTGCAAGTTCAGTATCTGGACGAACACCAATAGCCATAACTACTGCTTCTGCTTCTATCTTTTTACCTGATCCTAAAACAACAGTGTCTTTTTCAAATGACTCTACTTTATCTCCTACAATTAAATTCACACCGTGATCATACATTTCTTTATGAAGGATCTGAGCCATATCATAATCAAATGGTTTCATAATATGAGGCAGAGCTTCAACCAGGGATACATTATTTCCTGCTTCTCTTAAATTTTCAGCAACTTCAACTCCTATAAAGCCTCCTCCTATTACTGATACATTTTTTATTTTATTTTCTTTTACATATCTGTTTAACTTGTCTATATCCACAACATTTCTAACTGTAAATACTTTTACATTCTCAATTCCTTTAATTTTTGGAACTATTGCTTTTGCGCCTGGAGATAATATTAATTTGTCATAGTTTTCAGTGTACTCTTCTCCAGTAATAACATTTTTAACTGTTACTTGTTTTTTCTCTCTGTTAATAGCTGTAACTTCATTATGAACTCTGGCATCTATATTATATTGTGCCTTAAACTTATCAGGGCTCATAAGTACCAGACTGCCAGCATCTTTTACTGTGCCGCTTAAGTGATATGGAAGACAGCAGTTTGAAAATGATACATATGGATCCTTTTCAAACATTATTATTTCATCTTCTTCACCTAATCGTCGAAGTCTTGCTGCTGTGGATGCACCACCTGCAACACCGCCTACAATTAAATATTTTTTGCTCATTTTATGACCCCCCATTTTTATATTAATATTTGTGTTGTTTGTTAATTTTATCTCAAGCACTATGTTAATTATAGTACAATTTCAAAGGTTTTCATAATAACCTTATTTTATGCACTATAACAAATACTTATATCCAATTTGTTATATAACAACACTCATAAGCAAAAATAAAAAGAGTGAATTAGATATATACACTCTTTTATAATTAATTATATTCACAAAAAACTTCCATTATTCATTTTGGCAGTTAATAATTTTTAATATTTCTTCTCTCATACCCATATATTCAGGAGTATATCTTTCATTTTTTTGATTTATATCTGAAATATGATATGTGAATTCTGAATTAAATTCCTTAAGTATTCTGCCAGGCCTGCTTGACATTACAATAATCCTTGTAGCCAGGCCTAATGCTTCATCAACATCATGAGTAATAAGTAAAACTGTATTTTTTGTATTCTTCCAGATATTTCTTATTAAACTCTGCATGTTTTGTCTTGTTAAAGCATCCAGAGCTCCAAAAGGTTCATCCATTAAAATCATTCTGGGGTTATTTATTAAAACCCTTGCCAGAGAAACTCTTTGCTTCATGCCCCCTGAAAGCTCGTATGGTTTTTGCTTTTCAAAACCCTGCAAGCCAACAAGATCTATATATTTATCAGTTAATTTTTTAATATCATCTTTAGGGAACTTCCTCATTTTAGGGCCGAAAGCAACATTATCCTTAACATTTAACCATGGATATAATGTTGGACTTTGGAAAACAACACCTCTGTGCCAGTCAGGCCCATTTATAATTTCATTGTCCATTTTAGCTTCACCTTCTGTGGGTTTTAAAAAGCCTGCAATAATTTTAAGCAATGTGCTTTTACCACAGCCTGATGGGCCAAGTACACATATAAACTCTCCTTCAGTTATATTTAAATTTATGTGCTTTAGGGCATCAACTTCACCTTTTTCACCGGAATATGTTAAATTCACATCATTTAATGTTACAACATAATCTTTTTCATTCTTTATTACCTCGTTCATTACAATTCTCCATTACAATTATTTTAAAGCTTTTTCTATATAAGATGGATTTACAGCCTTTTCAAAGGTTGACAATTTGGGTTCATTTATAACACTTTTTTGTTTATACAGGAAATCAGCAGTATCCTTTAATGAATTTACTAAATTACCCTTTTTTGCACTTGTTCCAAAATAAGCTGGACCCAATTGCTGCTCAGCTGTAAGCCATGTAGAGCCTTTTGTTTCCTTTAGTGCTTCTTCCTGTGATATTTTTAAAGAATCTGCAAGTGTTTTAACTGCCTCAGCCTGATTATCATTATAAAGTTTTACAGCTTTATTCAAAGCTTTAATATACTTTGTTACAATGTCTGGATATTTTTCAGCAAATTCTCTTCTAACAACTTCTACATTTGATGTAGTAACGCCCTTTGCAGCCATATCCTTGCTGGAAATTATAGTTCTGCCATCCTTTGAAAGGTTAGAAAGCGTAGGCTCCCAGGCATAAGCTGCATCAATATCACCTCTTTGCCATGCTGCATATATATCAGGCATTTGCATATCAAGGAGTTTTACGTCTTTTTCATGAACACCATTTAACTCTAAAGCCTTTAATAAACTATAATGTGTTGTAGTTGTAAATGGAGTAGCTATCTTTTTTCCCTTAAGATCCTTTACAGAATTAATGTTGGAATTCTTTTTAACTACCAGCTGCTCTGCATCACCAAGAACTTCATGTATCCAAATGGTTTCTACATCAATGCCGCTTGCAATGCCCTGAGCTGCAGAAGCTGAACCAAGTAATGCAAAATCAATATTTTTTGAAACAAGGGCATTTCTTATATCCCCTGCCTGAAATTCAATAATATTAACCTTAACTCCCATTTCTTTTTCAAAAAAACCTTTTGCTATAGCAATCCTCTCATCATTTGGCATTTGCTGAGTACCTATATTCACTACCTTAGGCATATTTGAGGAGCTTGTACTATTACCTGATTTGCTCTTTGAGCTTCCACAGCCTGAAAGTAATACTCCTGCCATAGTTATTATTAAAACATCTGCTATTATTTTTTTTAGTTTCATGACCTTCACCCCTAAACATATTTTACTCTTTGCCTTCCCATGGAACAACTTTGTGTTCAATAAACAATATACCTCTATCTAATAATATACCAGTTATGCCCATTATGATAATTCCTAAAAATATAATGTCACTTCTTAAATATCGGCTTGCATCTAATACCATCCACCCTATGCCTGAATTGGCTGCAACCATTTCAGCTGATACCAATGTAGTATAGGCAACCCCCAGAGCCGTTCTCAGCCCTATAAATATATCAGGTAGACATGCTGGAAATATTACATGAAAAAATATCTGCATTTTACTGGCACCTATTGTGTAAGCACTATTTATATAATCTTCCTTTATCTTCATAACTGCTGAAACGCAGGAAATATAAATTGGAGCAAAGCTTGCTAAAAATAAAAGTGCAATCTTGGATCCATTTTCAATTCCAAGCCATAGAACTAAAAGTGTGTAATAAGCAAGTGGAGGCAACGGCCTGTAAAAATCTATAATGGGCTCAAAAACTGCTCTTATCTTGGAATTATAACCACTGGCTAGTCCTAATGGAATTGCAGTTACAACAGCCCAAAAAAAGGCAATACCAAGCCTTTCCATACTTGCTCCCAAATGCTGAAGCAATGTGTAATTTTTGTATCCATTTTTCATAATATCAATAAAAGCAGCCCATACTGACTGTGGAGATGGTACTAATTTAAAATCCACCCAGCCTAAGGCTGTTGATACAAACCATAATACTAAAATAATAAGTATTGTTCCAATTGTTAACATTTTTTCACATGTGGTTTTTTTCTTTATCATAGCCATTCTTCCTTAATAAATTTTATGTTAATTATAGTACAATGTCAGGGGTTTTCACAATAAGTAAATATTATGCACTATAAAAAATTCTTATATCTATGGGTACTTCAGATTTTATATAAATACTGAAAACGCCGTTTATATTCACTTTTACCCTCTGTAGTGATACAATAAAATTAAATATTCTTTTACTGAAAGGATGTGAAAATGTGAATTTTGAATATCTCCAATCATTTTATGTAACAGTAAACTGCAATAGTATATCAAAAGCAGCAGCCACTCTTCATCTTACCCAGCCAGGGCTTAGTATGCAGCTTAAAAATCTTGAGCAGGAATTTGGAGCCAGCCTTTTAATACGAAGCAATAAGGGTGTTGAGCTAACAGAAGAAGGTAAAGTTGTATTTAACTACGCAGATACTATTTTGTCAATTAAACAAAATATAAAAAGAGATCTCAAAAGCCTACAACAGGACAACCCAAAATTAATTATCGGGTCCTGCAAAAGTGTAGGAGAATATGCACTTCCTTGCAGTATTTATAATTACAAAAAGCTTTACAGCGAAGTAGCCATTAATATGCAGGTTACAACTTCTTCTGATGTCATTGAAAAATTACGTGATCATAGTATTAATATTGGAATTATTCAAGGTGCCCCGGAAGATAATGATATATCTACCTTGAAAATAATTTCAGATGAACTGATTTTAGTTGGAAATACTTCTAGTAATAAAAAAGTAATTTCTTTAGATGAACTAAGGAAACTTCCTTTAATCTTACGTGAAAAAGGTTCCAGTACAAGATCACTTCTTAAAAAAGCTTTAGAAAAAAAAGGACTTAATTCACAAAATTTAAATATTATATATGATTTAAATTCACCGGAAGCAATTAAATCTTCTATTTCTGCCGGCAAAGGATTTTCATTTTTACCCAGACTAATTGTTAGAAAAGAACTAAAAGAAGGTACTCTTCAAAAACTTCAGGTAAATGATTTTAAAGTCAGATTTAATTATTATATTGCCTATAGAAAAAACTATAAGTTTACTAATTATGAACAGAAATTTGTAGACTTTATCATTTCCAGTAAAAGAGGGTTTTGCTAAAAATGTGGAGGACACGCTCCTCCTACAGCAAAAATTTCATTAAAATCTTAGTTCCTGCCATGGCCCCTAAAACAACAAAAATCCAGAAAACCCATGCATGCAGTGAGAAGGATGGAATCCCATCAAAAAAACTTCCGACAGTACAGCCATTGGTAAGTCTTGATCCATACCCCATCATGATTCCGCCTATAAGTGCAAACACAGCATGTTTTGTACCCTTTATTTTTTTAAATTTAAATTCTGATGCCAGTAGTGTTGCTATTAAAGCCCCTACAATGACACCTATATTTAAAATGCTGAATTGATTAATAAATACATTATGATTTGCAATTATGCTTTTATACTCAGGCATAATGTAATTAAAATAATCCCATTTAAATGGCTGTAAGCCAAACTTCTCCAGGATTCCCCCTGCCCATAATAAAAAACTGCTGGTTATCTGCCATGCTGTGCCTGTTACAGCCAGGAGTATTACATTAAGTATTCCAAGCAGTACTCCTCCAACCCAGTAAGGCCAAGGCTTTCTTAAATATTCAGTTATAGACTTCATACATCCACCCCCTATTTATTATGGCTTTTGAATAAAAATCTGCCATTCCCCATTTTCCATTTCAGTTACTTTTACTTCATAATCGTTTTCCTCGCCCCATTCTTTAACAATAACTCCCACACAACTTTGATCTGAATGTAAAACCAAAATATCTTCTGAATTCATTGTTCTTAATTCCTTAATAGCTTTAATCATAGGAATAGGACAAGCTTCATATAAACAATCAAGATCTCTCACTTCCATAAAAATTCCTCCATATTTTGTTTTAACGTTTTTCTTCATACCAAACTGCCAGTTTATATAAACACATCAATATAATCAGCTGTATTATAACCACAACTTTTAAATCCAGATACTCTGGAAAATAAATTGTGCTTGCTTTTTTAATGATTTTGTCATACCAGAATGGGTAATTTTTAGCGCCAAGTGTAGTTCCAATTAAAAAACCTAAAAGGGCAAACAATGGCAAGGCATGTCCCTCTCCCATTCTCATTAACACTCCTGATGCGCATCCTCCTGCAATAGTCATACCAACTCCAAATATAAAAGCTCCAATCATTGTATGAATGCCCACTGAAGTTACACACCCTGGAATACGGGTATAATCTATAGTATTATTCTTAAGATATCCATGCTGGATTACAGCAAATCCAACAGTGCTTATCATCAAAGCAATCAATAATCCCCTTAATAACCTGGTATTTCCTAAAAGAAAAGGATCTCTAAAAGCTCCTGCAAAACAAAATCTGGAATATCTTAAAGCAATTCCAATTGCAATACCTATAACCCAATATACCGCATAAATATGATTACTTTTCCAAAGAAATAAACATAGTATTGCAGCAGCTATAAGTGCCGCAGCTGCATAAGGTATCTGGCTCCTTTTTTTCTTCTCATCTTTTTGCTGACGCTGCTGTATAAGTGCCTCCATTTCGTTAGATATCATAATTATCATCCTTCTATTTTATGTACATAGCATTTCATCGCTCAATTTCATTATAATCGCACTTTTCATATTGAACAAGTGCATTTTCATTGTACTCTGTAATTTACCCTGGGTGATAAATTAAGCTTTTAGCTTCAACTAATATACAATTATTCAACTTAGTGGTATAATATTCAAAGATATAACATATATAATAAAGATATTATAAACTAATTACAATTATTTATATACTTAAAATTGAAAGTTTTAAATATATAACAAAATAATATTAGGAGATAGTTATTTATGAAAATAAAGAGCTTAGTTTTAGTAATAATTCTATTTGTCGGTACACTTGCCTTTTCAGGCTGCAAAAACAAAAATATATCAAGTATTAATTTAAATCAACCAGATAAAATTAATATGTATGTAAGTGGTAAACAAAAACAACTAACAAGGAATGGTAGTGATCATGATAAAGCCATTTTTGACAGAATAAATGTCTTAGTTAATATCAGAATTCCAGAAGAACTTTCTGCAATGAAAGGAGAAATATCAGACAACGATATTAAAGAATTTAAAGGATATGCAGTTGAATTTGTTTATAAAAATGTGCAAACAGTTGTTATTGATAATAAGAAAGTTCAATTTACAGAAGTGGTTTTCCCATTAAGTGAAAAGTGGCAAAACACAGCATTCATTAAAGCCAAAGATAACTTTTATACGGGCGTAGGATTAAAGGAGAATTTAGATTCCCTTGTGAAGGCATCAGTTAAATAAATTTCAGTTAAAAAGCCAAGTGCACAATCTGCACCAAGGTTAACAGACATATCTAATAAATTTCCAATTGTTAATGCGTTTTTTTATTTTAATTACATAATATCTTTTCTAAAGCTTTCTTTTGCGAAGTTTCCTTTGTAATTCGTGCATATATAATTCCCTATAAAAAACATTTTTTTACACCTTCATTAATCAAAAATTAGCTATATACTTTTAAAAAGGCATACTACATAAAAAGTATAATGATATTATTAACGATCAGCTGGAATATGTAGATTGGATGACTATTATTAGAAATTCATGGCTGAAAATATAGACTTAATCAAAAGTAAAGTATAAAATGTAAATAATACCAAGTCTTAATATAAAGGGGGGTTTTATCATGGGAAAGGTTTTAAAAGAAAGAAAAGATGTGGATCAATCACTTACCTGGGACTTATCTGCTATTTATGCTGATGAACAGCAGTATAATTCAGCTGTAAAGGAGCTTCAGCAGCTTTCATTGGACATAGAAAGAGATTATAAAGGTAAGCTTGTCACATCAGGTAATATTAATGCATGCCTTGATAAAATGAGAAAAGTATATGAATTAATGAACCTTACAGAGTCTTATGCAGGTCTTTCAGTTGAAGTGGATTATACCAATGATGAAAATCAGGACAGAGCTTCCAGATACGAGAATATATCATCTGATATTGAAAGCAGACTAAGCTTTGTAAAAAGCGAAATTATGCAGGCAGATGAAAAAGCAGTTGACACTGCAATAAGTGAATCAAAGGAAAACAGCAATTATTTAAAGGATATAAAAAGAGATAAGGTACATGCACTTCATCCTAAAGTAGAGAAATCACTTGCTGCTTTATCAGGAGTTTTTGATGCACCTTACAATATTTATAACCAGGCTAAGCTTGCTGATATGAATTTCGAGAATTTTACAGTAGATGGAGTAGAATATCCTCTTGGTTATGCACTTTTTGAAAATGAATATGAATATGAAAATAATACAAAGGTCCGCAGAGCTGCATTTAAAGCATTCTCTGATAAATTAAGGCAGTATCAGTACACTACAGCTGCAGCTTATCAGACTCAGGTGAAGACAGAAAAGGCAATGGCAACGCTTAGAGGATTTGATTCCGTTACTGATTATTTGTTATTTCCTCAAAAGGTAGATAGAGATTTATATAACAGACAGATAGATTTAATTACTGAAAAATTGGCTCCACACATGAGAAAATACGCAAGACTGCTTAAGAAAATACATAAGTTAGATGAAATGACTTTTGCAGATTTAAAAATAGCAGTTGACCCTGATTATGATCCTAACGTAACTATAGAGGATTCTAAAAAATACATTGAAGGTGCATTATCTGTTTTAGGTGATGATTACCTGAGCATGGTTAAAGAAGCTTACAATAACAGATGGATTGACTTTGCACAAAATAAAGGAAAATGCACAGGAGGCTTCTGCTCAAGCCCTTATGGAAGTCATTCCTTCATTTTATTGTCATGGAGCGAAAAAATGGCAGAAGTGTTTACATTAGCCCATGAACTTGGACATGCAGGACACTTTAGATTATGTAATGAAAGTCAAAATGTATTTGATGTAGATGTCTCTACATATTTTGTAGAAGCACCATCTACAATGAATGAGCTTCTCATGGCTAATTATCTTTTAAAGACTAATAAGGATAAAAGATTCAGAAGATGGGTTTTATCTTCAATGATAAGCCATACTTATTATCATAATTTTGTAACTCACCTTTTAGAGGCAGCTTATCAAAGAGAAGTATATAAAATAATTGACCAGGGTGGAAGTGTGCAGGCTTCGACTCTTAATAAAATAAAGAAAGACGTACTTACAAAGTTCTGGGGAGATGATGTAAAGATAATTGATGGAGCAGAGCTTACCTGGATGAGGCAGCCTCATTATTACATGGGACTTTACTCCTATACTTACAGTGCAGGACTTACCATAGGCACAGAAGTAAGCAAAAGAATCTTAAAAGAAGGACAGCCAGCTGTAGATGACTGGAGAGCTGTACTTAAAGCAGGTTCAACCAAAACCCCAGTAGAGCTTGCCAAAATGGCTGGTGTAGACATCACTACAGAAAAACCGCTGCTTGACACCATAGATTATATTGGCGGAATAATTGATGAAATTGTTAGGTTGACTGAGGAAATAAATGTTAACTAAGAACTAAGAAGTAAGAAGTAAGAGGTAGAATTTAGCAGTTAAGAGTTTAGAGTGAATAGTTAAGGTGAGTTTTCTTCCTTGCGTCATAAAACTAATTTATTATTTAGGCTCGTTTTGCTGAAGCAAAACATTGCTAATATGTATAAATTAAAGATTTTACGTAGTGTAACGGAGAAAAATCATCCATAACTGTGAACTTTCCACTTATAACTCTCAACTGTAAGAGTTTTGCATGGCAAAATTCTTATTGTTTTATCATATATTAAATAAATTATAAAAATAAATGTTTATTTTTATAAAAATTTTGATATAATATAAATAAGAAATGCTTAGTGTTGATATCACTAAGCATCCTTAGAACATTTATTTTGTTTTAGGGCTATTGGATTTTAACTAAATATACTAGTAAGAAAAAGTGCTAATCTTTCATGGATGGAGCACTTTTTTCTTTGCTTCTAACTTCTATATCAAGACCAAGGAACTTAATCTTAATTTTCAAGTGATTTATGAAAAGATTATGTTTTAAAACTAAATTAATTACATAAACAATTGATATACACTTTATAAAAGTATCAAACATATCCAATACCACCCCCTTAGCTATGATGATATAAAT
This window harbors:
- a CDS encoding ABC transporter permease subunit; translation: MAMIKKKTTCEKMLTIGTILIILVLWFVSTALGWVDFKLVPSPQSVWAAFIDIMKNGYKNYTLLQHLGASMERLGIAFFWAVVTAIPLGLASGYNSKIRAVFEPIIDFYRPLPPLAYYTLLVLWLGIENGSKIALLFLASFAPIYISCVSAVMKIKEDYINSAYTIGASKMQIFFHVIFPACLPDIFIGLRTALGVAYTTLVSAEMVAANSGIGWMVLDASRYLRSDIIFLGIIIMGITGILLDRGILFIEHKVVPWEGKE
- a CDS encoding YeeE/YedE thiosulfate transporter family protein gives rise to the protein MKSITEYLRKPWPYWVGGVLLGILNVILLAVTGTAWQITSSFLLWAGGILEKFGLQPFKWDYFNYIMPEYKSIIANHNVFINQFSILNIGVIVGALIATLLASEFKFKKIKGTKHAVFALIGGIMMGYGSRLTNGCTVGSFFDGIPSFSLHAWVFWIFVVLGAMAGTKILMKFLL
- a CDS encoding ABC transporter ATP-binding protein gives rise to the protein MNEVIKNEKDYVVTLNDVNLTYSGEKGEVDALKHINLNITEGEFICVLGPSGCGKSTLLKIIAGFLKPTEGEAKMDNEIINGPDWHRGVVFQSPTLYPWLNVKDNVAFGPKMRKFPKDDIKKLTDKYIDLVGLQGFEKQKPYELSGGMKQRVSLARVLINNPRMILMDEPFGALDALTRQNMQSLIRNIWKNTKNTVLLITHDVDEALGLATRIIVMSSRPGRILKEFNSEFTYHISDINQKNERYTPEYMGMREEILKIINCQNE
- a CDS encoding YeeE/YedE thiosulfate transporter family protein, whose translation is MSNEMEALIQQRQQKDEKKKRSQIPYAAAALIAAAILCLFLWKSNHIYAVYWVIGIAIGIALRYSRFCFAGAFRDPFLLGNTRLLRGLLIALMISTVGFAVIQHGYLKNNTIDYTRIPGCVTSVGIHTMIGAFIFGVGMTIAGGCASGVLMRMGEGHALPLFALLGFLIGTTLGAKNYPFWYDKIIKKASTIYFPEYLDLKVVVIIQLIILMCLYKLAVWYEEKR
- a CDS encoding sulfurtransferase TusA family protein, whose translation is MEVRDLDCLYEACPIPMIKAIKELRTMNSEDILVLHSDQSCVGVIVKEWGEENDYEVKVTEMENGEWQIFIQKP
- the pepF gene encoding oligoendopeptidase F, with the protein product MGKVLKERKDVDQSLTWDLSAIYADEQQYNSAVKELQQLSLDIERDYKGKLVTSGNINACLDKMRKVYELMNLTESYAGLSVEVDYTNDENQDRASRYENISSDIESRLSFVKSEIMQADEKAVDTAISESKENSNYLKDIKRDKVHALHPKVEKSLAALSGVFDAPYNIYNQAKLADMNFENFTVDGVEYPLGYALFENEYEYENNTKVRRAAFKAFSDKLRQYQYTTAAAYQTQVKTEKAMATLRGFDSVTDYLLFPQKVDRDLYNRQIDLITEKLAPHMRKYARLLKKIHKLDEMTFADLKIAVDPDYDPNVTIEDSKKYIEGALSVLGDDYLSMVKEAYNNRWIDFAQNKGKCTGGFCSSPYGSHSFILLSWSEKMAEVFTLAHELGHAGHFRLCNESQNVFDVDVSTYFVEAPSTMNELLMANYLLKTNKDKRFRRWVLSSMISHTYYHNFVTHLLEAAYQREVYKIIDQGGSVQASTLNKIKKDVLTKFWGDDVKIIDGAELTWMRQPHYYMGLYSYTYSAGLTIGTEVSKRILKEGQPAVDDWRAVLKAGSTKTPVELAKMAGVDITTEKPLLDTIDYIGGIIDEIVRLTEEINVN
- a CDS encoding LysR family transcriptional regulator, encoding MNFEYLQSFYVTVNCNSISKAAATLHLTQPGLSMQLKNLEQEFGASLLIRSNKGVELTEEGKVVFNYADTILSIKQNIKRDLKSLQQDNPKLIIGSCKSVGEYALPCSIYNYKKLYSEVAINMQVTTSSDVIEKLRDHSINIGIIQGAPEDNDISTLKIISDELILVGNTSSNKKVISLDELRKLPLILREKGSSTRSLLKKALEKKGLNSQNLNIIYDLNSPEAIKSSISAGKGFSFLPRLIVRKELKEGTLQKLQVNDFKVRFNYYIAYRKNYKFTNYEQKFVDFIISSKRGFC
- a CDS encoding aliphatic sulfonate ABC transporter substrate-binding protein, which gives rise to MKLKKIIADVLIITMAGVLLSGCGSSKSKSGNSTSSSNMPKVVNIGTQQMPNDERIAIAKGFFEKEMGVKVNIIEFQAGDIRNALVSKNIDFALLGSASAAQGIASGIDVETIWIHEVLGDAEQLVVKKNSNINSVKDLKGKKIATPFTTTTHYSLLKALELNGVHEKDVKLLDMQMPDIYAAWQRGDIDAAYAWEPTLSNLSKDGRTIISSKDMAAKGVTTSNVEVVRREFAEKYPDIVTKYIKALNKAVKLYNDNQAEAVKTLADSLKISQEEALKETKGSTWLTAEQQLGPAYFGTSAKKGNLVNSLKDTADFLYKQKSVINEPKLSTFEKAVNPSYIEKALK
- a CDS encoding FAD-dependent oxidoreductase, which translates into the protein MSKKYLIVGGVAGGASTAARLRRLGEEDEIIMFEKDPYVSFSNCCLPYHLSGTVKDAGSLVLMSPDKFKAQYNIDARVHNEVTAINREKKQVTVKNVITGEEYTENYDKLILSPGAKAIVPKIKGIENVKVFTVRNVVDIDKLNRYVKENKIKNVSVIGGGFIGVEVAENLREAGNNVSLVEALPHIMKPFDYDMAQILHKEMYDHGVNLIVGDKVESFEKDTVVLGSGKKIEAEAVVMAIGVRPDTELAVKAGLEIGETGAIKVDQNYMTSDKDIYAVGDAIEVYNALSGKKTKISLAGPAQKQARQAADHIHGKVVRNTGFIGSSVVKCFDYNAASVGLNEEMIEALKLDINYEVAKVIPGDKVGLMPGCEPLHFKLLFEIPTGKVLGAQAIGKGNVDKRMDVIATAIKFGATVDDLRDLELCYAPPFGTAKDVVNFAGYVGTNLLNGSFKQVREKDVRGLVESGAFIVDVREKNEYDLSHIIGAKNIPLSQLRQRTNEIPKDQPVYLHCRSAQRSYNAVMALQQLGFQNVYNISGGFMGISFYEYFDDVTTGRKKIVTDYNFL